One Roseimaritima multifibrata DNA window includes the following coding sequences:
- a CDS encoding TrmH family RNA methyltransferase, translated as MEPLTSRANPRLRHAARLRTGRYRRKSGEFLVDGWRETGRALNAGIELVELFVEAGRFESSRASLPAWVSAVQKEQKLTLVASGVFEKVAYGERNEGVVALFATPSRELQSLRLPAIPLLLIADQIEKPGNLGAILRSCDAFGVDAVLCSDCATDLFHPNVIRASLGTVFQLPVVAATGPEVRAFLAEQKIGCLAARVDATQTLWQAEMTNPIALVVGAEADGLGKDWDSQGVTIPMSGIADSFNVSVAAALLACEARRQRGA; from the coding sequence GTGGAACCACTAACCAGTCGTGCGAACCCCCGCTTGCGACACGCAGCACGCCTGCGAACGGGACGTTATCGTCGTAAATCGGGGGAGTTTCTTGTCGACGGCTGGCGTGAAACCGGCCGAGCTTTGAACGCTGGTATCGAACTGGTCGAACTGTTCGTGGAAGCGGGGCGATTTGAATCGTCTCGTGCTTCCCTGCCCGCTTGGGTTTCGGCGGTTCAGAAAGAACAGAAACTGACGTTGGTGGCCTCGGGAGTGTTTGAAAAAGTGGCCTACGGCGAACGAAACGAAGGGGTCGTGGCCCTCTTTGCGACTCCCTCACGGGAGCTACAGTCGCTTCGCTTGCCAGCGATTCCGCTCTTGTTGATTGCGGATCAAATTGAAAAGCCAGGGAACCTCGGGGCGATCCTTCGGTCCTGCGATGCTTTCGGCGTCGATGCTGTTTTATGCAGTGACTGTGCGACCGATCTTTTTCATCCCAATGTGATTCGGGCAAGCTTGGGAACGGTTTTTCAGCTTCCGGTGGTCGCTGCAACGGGGCCGGAAGTCCGAGCATTTTTGGCTGAGCAGAAAATTGGCTGTTTGGCCGCTCGCGTCGATGCGACTCAGACGCTTTGGCAAGCCGAGATGACCAACCCGATTGCCTTGGTCGTCGGTGCCGAAGCCGATGGCCTTGGAAAAGACTGGGATTCGCAGGGAGTCACGATTCCAATGAGTGGTATCGCAGACAGTTTCAACGTTTCGGTGGCCGCCGCCCTACTGGCTTGCGAGGCCCGCCGGCAGAGGGGTGCGTGA
- a CDS encoding pilus assembly protein N-terminal domain-containing protein, producing MLSSKHERRITRKVLRATIAAIVVATATPVVSADSPVEKSKGVLPLLPVNVGPYKSDASTGILKPEADQGLGAHPNPYCKTAPPVADEISLVSGQRQPTKLKLDQALADLLPISQNSKSPAETTAAASVGIPEHLWEPPLLSTDGTVELVRPRTTMRLRALSSPDHVPKSRLQLKPSGAVASPEPDSAPVNRHLSDQVRLPVSLSLSDKSALKMSLGDMEPSSDVQAPKRDSEPVTMQLSSPLPKRKAITLTMSDASQGTSENKSPNKGLIIASREADLPIHRNQFATMPTEFIPVPTAEALPPAALAEEPRPLLKEVEKPKSAQSAFGKLFRGKASKPETPAPMEESVIASEEALPVTPEAEIVRENAQMSLSLTDVEKPKSAQSAFGKLFRVKASKPETPAPMEESVIASEEALPVTPEAEIVRENAQVSLSLTDVEKSNPESAAKQMGFAVSRPTVISMDAADVKPLTLDGSLKHFRIENPSICQVLSVGSSELRIIGQMQGQTRLMVWLESTPANQPLRYQVNVQHLETEADKLVQTATQLNRVLAANFAASDVEVSVSSARLVVTGQVADDAQARQILQLIRKACLVPVVDQLLVR from the coding sequence ATGCTTTCTAGCAAACATGAACGACGAATCACCCGGAAAGTGTTGAGGGCTACTATCGCTGCGATAGTGGTTGCAACAGCAACCCCTGTGGTGTCAGCAGACTCGCCGGTCGAAAAATCGAAGGGTGTGTTGCCTTTGCTGCCGGTGAATGTCGGACCATACAAGTCGGATGCTTCTACTGGGATCTTAAAACCAGAAGCTGACCAAGGACTTGGGGCACATCCGAATCCATACTGCAAAACCGCTCCGCCCGTAGCCGACGAGATCTCTTTGGTCTCGGGACAGCGGCAGCCGACAAAATTGAAACTTGATCAGGCGCTGGCTGACCTGTTGCCGATATCACAGAACTCCAAGTCGCCAGCGGAAACTACCGCTGCCGCATCGGTTGGAATTCCGGAACATCTATGGGAACCGCCGTTGCTGTCGACCGATGGTACGGTCGAATTGGTGCGTCCTCGGACGACAATGCGACTGCGAGCGCTCTCCAGCCCGGACCATGTGCCAAAGTCCAGATTACAACTGAAGCCGAGTGGAGCGGTTGCTTCGCCGGAACCAGATTCTGCACCGGTGAACCGACATCTATCCGATCAGGTTCGGCTGCCGGTATCCCTGTCGCTATCCGATAAGTCAGCATTGAAAATGTCACTTGGGGATATGGAACCAAGCAGTGATGTTCAGGCTCCCAAACGTGATAGCGAGCCGGTTACGATGCAACTAAGTTCACCGTTGCCGAAACGAAAGGCGATCACTCTGACGATGTCCGACGCGTCTCAAGGGACGTCTGAAAATAAGTCGCCGAACAAAGGCTTGATCATCGCCTCACGTGAAGCCGACCTGCCAATCCATCGCAATCAATTTGCAACGATGCCTACCGAATTTATCCCCGTTCCGACCGCGGAAGCTTTGCCTCCAGCAGCGTTGGCAGAGGAGCCTCGTCCTCTTCTGAAGGAAGTTGAAAAACCGAAATCCGCACAATCGGCGTTTGGTAAGCTGTTCCGAGGGAAAGCATCGAAGCCTGAGACGCCGGCGCCCATGGAGGAATCGGTGATCGCGTCGGAGGAGGCTTTGCCGGTCACCCCTGAAGCGGAAATCGTGCGTGAAAATGCACAGATGTCACTATCACTGACGGATGTGGAAAAACCGAAATCCGCACAATCGGCGTTTGGTAAGCTGTTCCGAGTGAAAGCATCGAAGCCTGAGACGCCGGCGCCCATGGAGGAATCGGTGATCGCGTCGGAGGAGGCTTTGCCGGTCACCCCTGAAGCGGAAATCGTGCGTGAAAATGCACAGGTGTCACTATCACTGACGGATGTGGAAAAATCGAATCCCGAGAGTGCTGCGAAACAGATGGGATTTGCGGTTTCAAGGCCTACTGTAATTTCCATGGATGCCGCCGATGTGAAGCCACTAACGTTAGACGGTAGCCTCAAACACTTCCGAATAGAAAATCCATCGATCTGCCAAGTGCTTTCGGTGGGAAGTTCGGAGTTGCGAATTATCGGTCAGATGCAGGGCCAGACACGACTGATGGTGTGGCTCGAATCGACACCTGCAAACCAACCTCTCCGTTACCAAGTCAATGTTCAGCATTTGGAAACAGAGGCTGACAAATTGGTTCAGACTGCGACGCAATTGAACCGGGTGTTGGCAGCGAATTTCGCTGCGTCCGATGTGGAGGTTTCGGTGTCCTCAGCACGGTTGGTTGTGACCGGCCAAGTTGCGGATGACGCTCAAGCAAGACAGATTTTGCAGTTGATCCGCAAAGCCTGCTTGGTGCCTGTTGTTGATCAACTCTTAGTACGTTGA